The DNA sequence CCCGTTGCGCAGGATGCCGATGCCCGGCACCTCGACCTCGACCACATCGCCCGGCACCAGATAGCGCGGCGGGTCGAACCGCGCCCCGGCCCCGGTGGGCGTGCCGGTCACGATGATGTCGCCCGGCTGCAAAGTCATGAAGGTGGAGATATAGGCGATCTCCTCGCGCACCGGGAACATCATGTTGCGCAGATGATCGTCCTGGCGGACCTCGCCGTTGACCCGTGTCACCAGATGCGCGTCGTCGATCTGGCCCGCGTCGGTAAAGGGCACGATCCACGGCCCCATTGCCCCCGACCGATCCCAGTTCTTGCCCTGGGTGACGTTGAACTTCGCATGGCGCACCCAGTCGCGGATCGTCCCCTCGTTGCACAAGGTCAATGCGGCGATGTGATCATAGGCGGCGTCGGGCGCGATCCGGCGACCCGGCTTGCCGATGATCACCGCCACCTCGCCCTCGTAGTCCAGCGTATGGCTCTCCGGCGGACGAATGAGCGGCCTGTCGTGCCCGGTGAACCCGCTGGCAAAACGCGGAAACAGCGACATGTATTTCGGTTGCGCGCTGCCGTCCCTGTATTCGGCATTGCGGTCGGGAAAGTTCACCCCGACGCAGATGATGCGCGGCGCATCCGGCAGCGGGATGTCATAGGTAAAGTCGGTATGGGTGACGGACGCCCCCTCTGCCGCCGTCGCCAGTGTGGGCAGGCCGCCATCCGCAATCGCGGCACGCAGGGTCTGCCACTGCGGAAACTGCGGCGACAGGGCTATCATCCCCGCATCTGTCACAGCCCCGAAGTGGCGCGCACCATCGGCGATGAAACTGGCAAAGCGCATATCGGTCATGGCGCCACGATCGGTGTGGCCTTCAACACCGCCTCTGTCGTGTCCTGCCCGACGAAATTCGTACCATGCTCAAACCAGCTCTTTGGCGCGGGCGCCCCCCACAGCGTCTGACGCTGCGGGTCCTTCAGGTCCCACCTGATCGGCTCGTGGTCCGGGTCCAGCGTCTGGTAGTCGGAACAATAAATCTCGATCCGGTGGCCGTCCGGGTCCAGGATATAAAGGAAAAAGGCATTGGAAATGCCATGCCGCCCCGGCCCCCGTTCGATGTTGCCCACGTATCCGGTGGTCGCCATCAGGTCCAGCAGGTCAATGATGTTGAGCGGCGTCGGTACCCAGAACGCGACGTGATGCATCCGGGGCCCCGTGCCGTTGGTAAAGGCCATGTCATGCACGCCCCCCTTGCGGTGCATCCAGGCCGCCCACAACCGCCCGCTTTCCTCGTCCTCGGTGTATTCGCTGACCCGAAAGCCGAAGTCGTTGTAGAACGCCACCGACGCATCCACATCCGGCGAAAAGCAATTGAAATGGTCGATCCGCAGCGGCTTGACC is a window from the Sulfitobacter sp. THAF37 genome containing:
- the hpaD gene encoding 3,4-dihydroxyphenylacetate 2,3-dioxygenase, coding for MSVPAPNLYPPFNVVRLSHTCLNVADLGASRAFYTETLGLQVTDEDDSRVYLRAMEERGHHCVILQKSDQPGTVEVMGFKVWDEDDLDKAEAYFRERGQPTEWVERPYQGRTLLTRDNIGIPLEFYHKMDRLPPIHQQYALYRGVKPLRIDHFNCFSPDVDASVAFYNDFGFRVSEYTEDEESGRLWAAWMHRKGGVHDMAFTNGTGPRMHHVAFWVPTPLNIIDLLDLMATTGYVGNIERGPGRHGISNAFFLYILDPDGHRIEIYCSDYQTLDPDHEPIRWDLKDPQRQTLWGAPAPKSWFEHGTNFVGQDTTEAVLKATPIVAP
- a CDS encoding fumarylacetoacetate hydrolase family protein, whose amino-acid sequence is MRFASFIADGARHFGAVTDAGMIALSPQFPQWQTLRAAIADGGLPTLATAAEGASVTHTDFTYDIPLPDAPRIICVGVNFPDRNAEYRDGSAQPKYMSLFPRFASGFTGHDRPLIRPPESHTLDYEGEVAVIIGKPGRRIAPDAAYDHIAALTLCNEGTIRDWVRHAKFNVTQGKNWDRSGAMGPWIVPFTDAGQIDDAHLVTRVNGEVRQDDHLRNMMFPVREEIAYISTFMTLQPGDIIVTGTPTGAGARFDPPRYLVPGDVVEVEVPGIGILRNGVEDEA